A window of the candidate division KSB1 bacterium genome harbors these coding sequences:
- a CDS encoding acylglycerol kinase family protein: MRVALVINPAAGNGRGAKAGVRAATALSNRGVEYVPHISQYPGHAVQLARKLNVAELDAIVCVGGDGTLFEVVNGLMQAEAPTSTTLGVIPVGSGNSFSQDLGVFGDFDGAVGAILNGERKAVDVAWVSTERKR, encoded by the coding sequence ATGAGGGTGGCGCTTGTCATTAATCCCGCAGCGGGTAACGGTCGGGGCGCAAAGGCCGGCGTGCGGGCGGCAACTGCCCTAAGCAATAGGGGTGTGGAGTATGTGCCCCACATCTCGCAATACCCTGGCCATGCAGTGCAGCTAGCACGTAAGCTCAACGTCGCCGAACTCGATGCCATCGTTTGCGTCGGGGGCGACGGCACCCTCTTCGAGGTTGTCAACGGTCTGATGCAGGCAGAGGCTCCCACCTCGACCACGCTGGGGGTAATCCCCGTGGGCAGTGGCAACTCTTTCTCGCAAGACCTGGGTGTATTCGGCGACTTTGACGGAGCGGTTGGGGCCATCCTGAACGGAGAGCGCAAAGCAGTAGACGTGGCCTGGGTGAGCACTGAGCGGAAGCG